Proteins from a genomic interval of Sphingobacterium sp. SYP-B4668:
- the smc gene encoding chromosome segregation protein SMC, whose protein sequence is MQLTKLEIKGFKSFGDKITINFNEGVTAIVGPNGCGKSNVVDAIRWVLGEQSTKALRSEKMENIIFNGTKNRKPANLAEVSLTFNNTKNILPTEFSMVNITRKLYRNGDSEYRLNDVKCRLKDITDLLLDTGLGADTYSIIELKMIDEIINNKDNSRRDLFEEASGISKYKVRKKQTLSKLKDTEADLSRVDDLLFEIGKNLKSLENQAKKADKYFKLKDEYKNASISLAYFKLADFSQDLEKLEEQERVQQETNQQSQSHIGIVETDLREKKKDILSKEQNLSIQQKSTHEYVNKIRAYESEKKIKNEQMRHLQEKDSRLANELANDKQQLKHAIYNIKRLNEELFEEQAKFDSIQDDLQTNKTGVEELRAQQQSAKAKLDVVQREKSELQNKIYQLEKEIAILNIQKDALQQESLRNVNDTASKESELNQFNIAVAELEGRVEAQQQQYESTLQLETELQSQISQTELKVQEIKDELNRQNRIVDAKQNEYNLTKSLVDNLEGFPESIRFLRKNAGWKKQFPLFSDILFCKEDYRVAIENYLEPIMNHYVVDRQQDAVQAIQLLSDSARGRANFFVLEAIQQAPAITELADERFISALDIISVDEKYKALCQLLLQHVVIIKNPEIADLDTALPSDERVILHKEGKFSKNKLGLMGGSVGLFEGKRIGRAKNLENLAKEIKTLNIQILDLQNREVEETTRLSTFKNNSQKEVIDELRQQLNRFNNELISVKTKQEQYQTFITNSQNRKQDIEEKITNITNDLMKADPSLQDLKIEIQQKEISLNDLHENFNEVSDILTDKSAVFNQQNILFHQQQNKLSSIQKDLEYREVQKESFEERIEKNTVEHDMVQLQIKDTLQHVDHNDEDLIAMYAQKESLEKGLNDIEEDFYSSRKIIIDLEEQITQLRKSKDLTDVLIGEIKDKKTKLQIDLNSLKERLAVEFNIDLKDLLENEPPESDASQEHLQISCQKIKKQLDEYGSINPMAKEAYDEMNERSNFITKEKSDLLEAKDSLMATIKEIDDTAKDKFMSAFNTIRDNFIRVFRSLFNEEDSCDLILSDPNNPLESDIDIIARPKGKRPLSINQLSGGEKTLTSTALLFSLYLLKPAPFCIFDEVDAPLDDTNIDKFNNIIREFSNESQFIVVSHNKRTIASTDVIYGVTMVEQGISRVVAVDLRDVA, encoded by the coding sequence ATGCAGTTAACGAAGTTAGAAATAAAGGGGTTCAAAAGTTTTGGTGATAAGATTACGATCAACTTTAATGAAGGTGTTACGGCAATCGTGGGGCCAAATGGCTGTGGCAAATCTAATGTAGTAGATGCAATTCGTTGGGTGCTGGGTGAGCAAAGCACCAAAGCCCTTCGCTCTGAAAAGATGGAGAACATCATATTCAATGGCACTAAAAACCGTAAGCCTGCGAATCTAGCTGAAGTATCACTAACTTTCAATAATACAAAAAACATCCTTCCTACTGAATTCTCAATGGTCAATATCACTCGTAAACTATATCGAAACGGCGATAGTGAGTATAGGCTTAATGATGTCAAATGTAGATTGAAAGATATAACCGACCTATTATTAGACACTGGCCTAGGTGCCGACACCTATTCAATCATCGAACTGAAGATGATAGATGAAATCATCAATAATAAGGACAATTCACGTCGCGATCTTTTCGAAGAAGCCTCTGGAATATCGAAATATAAGGTCCGTAAAAAGCAAACCTTGTCTAAACTCAAAGATACCGAGGCCGACCTAAGCCGGGTGGATGATCTTCTTTTTGAAATCGGAAAAAATCTTAAAAGTCTAGAAAATCAAGCTAAAAAGGCGGATAAATACTTCAAATTGAAGGACGAGTATAAAAATGCTAGCATCAGCTTGGCCTATTTCAAATTAGCGGATTTCAGCCAAGATCTTGAAAAGTTAGAAGAGCAAGAACGAGTACAGCAAGAAACTAACCAACAGAGCCAGTCGCATATTGGTATAGTTGAGACTGACCTTCGAGAGAAGAAAAAGGACATCCTCTCTAAAGAACAAAACCTCTCGATCCAGCAAAAAAGCACACATGAATATGTCAATAAAATCCGGGCCTATGAATCCGAGAAAAAAATAAAAAACGAACAAATGCGTCACCTTCAAGAGAAGGATTCAAGGTTGGCCAATGAATTGGCCAATGACAAACAGCAACTCAAGCATGCAATTTATAACATCAAAAGGCTGAACGAAGAACTATTTGAAGAACAAGCCAAATTTGATTCAATCCAAGATGACCTCCAAACCAATAAGACAGGCGTAGAGGAATTGCGGGCACAACAGCAATCCGCAAAGGCGAAGCTAGATGTCGTCCAGAGAGAGAAAAGTGAACTTCAGAATAAAATCTATCAGTTAGAAAAAGAGATAGCAATTCTTAATATCCAAAAGGATGCGCTTCAACAAGAGTCACTTCGCAATGTCAATGATACAGCATCAAAGGAAAGCGAATTAAATCAATTCAATATTGCTGTAGCAGAGTTAGAAGGACGGGTCGAGGCTCAACAACAGCAGTATGAATCTACATTACAACTAGAGACAGAATTGCAAAGTCAAATTTCCCAGACCGAGCTCAAGGTTCAAGAAATTAAAGATGAGTTAAATAGACAAAATCGTATTGTGGATGCCAAACAAAATGAATACAATCTGACTAAATCTTTGGTAGACAACTTAGAGGGATTTCCTGAATCTATCCGTTTTCTAAGAAAGAATGCAGGTTGGAAAAAACAATTCCCACTATTCTCCGACATCCTCTTTTGTAAAGAAGATTATCGTGTAGCAATTGAAAACTACCTCGAGCCCATCATGAATCATTACGTAGTGGACAGGCAACAAGATGCAGTGCAAGCCATACAGCTCTTAAGTGATTCGGCAAGAGGGCGAGCCAACTTTTTCGTATTAGAAGCGATCCAACAAGCTCCCGCTATCACCGAATTAGCAGATGAGCGTTTTATTTCGGCTCTGGACATCATTAGCGTTGATGAGAAATATAAGGCATTGTGCCAATTGCTTCTTCAGCATGTTGTAATCATTAAAAACCCAGAGATTGCGGACTTAGATACGGCGTTACCGAGTGATGAACGAGTTATCCTTCATAAAGAGGGAAAATTTTCCAAAAATAAATTGGGGTTAATGGGTGGTTCGGTTGGACTGTTTGAAGGTAAAAGAATCGGTAGGGCCAAGAATTTGGAAAACCTAGCAAAAGAAATCAAAACGCTCAATATTCAGATATTAGATCTACAAAACCGGGAGGTAGAGGAAACAACCCGACTATCGACTTTTAAAAATAATTCCCAAAAAGAGGTCATTGACGAACTCCGTCAACAGTTGAACCGTTTCAATAACGAGCTTATCTCGGTCAAAACCAAGCAGGAGCAGTACCAAACATTCATCACGAATAGTCAAAATCGGAAACAAGATATTGAAGAGAAAATCACCAATATCACGAATGATTTGATGAAAGCGGACCCATCTTTGCAAGACCTTAAGATCGAAATTCAACAAAAGGAAATTAGTTTAAATGATCTTCACGAAAACTTTAATGAAGTTTCGGATATTTTGACCGATAAATCTGCGGTATTCAATCAACAAAATATTCTTTTTCACCAACAACAGAACAAATTATCCAGCATACAGAAGGATCTAGAATATAGAGAAGTACAAAAAGAATCATTCGAGGAAAGAATTGAAAAAAACACCGTCGAACATGACATGGTACAACTGCAAATAAAAGATACGTTACAGCATGTCGACCATAATGACGAAGACCTAATTGCTATGTATGCGCAAAAGGAATCTTTGGAAAAAGGATTAAACGACATCGAGGAAGATTTCTATAGCTCCCGCAAAATCATTATCGATTTGGAAGAACAAATCACCCAATTGCGCAAGTCTAAAGATCTTACTGATGTATTAATAGGCGAAATTAAAGATAAAAAGACAAAACTGCAGATTGACCTCAATAGTCTAAAAGAACGTCTTGCCGTCGAATTTAACATCGATCTTAAAGATCTTTTGGAAAACGAACCGCCAGAATCCGATGCTTCCCAAGAACATTTACAAATCAGCTGTCAGAAAATCAAAAAACAACTCGACGAATATGGTTCCATCAACCCCATGGCGAAAGAAGCTTATGATGAAATGAACGAACGTTCGAATTTTATAACGAAGGAAAAATCTGACTTATTGGAAGCAAAAGATTCGTTAATGGCCACCATAAAGGAAATCGATGATACGGCTAAGGACAAGTTCATGAGCGCATTCAATACGATACGGGACAATTTCATTCGGGTATTTCGTTCCTTATTTAATGAAGAAGATAGCTGTGACCTGATACTATCGGACCCTAACAATCCGCTGGAATCCGACATTGATATCATTGCCAGACCTAAGGGAAAACGCCCGCTATCCATCAATCAACTCTCTGGTGGTGAAAAGACTTTGACATCCACAGCTTTACTATTTTCACTATATCTTTTGAAGCCTGCTCCATTCTGTATCTTCGACGAGGTAGATGCTCCGTTAGATGATACTAATATTGACAAATTCAACAATATAATTCGAGAGTTCTCCAATGAGTCCCAGTTTATTGTAGTATCACATAATAAGCGGACGATTGCCAGTACAGATGTTATCTATGGGGTGACTATGGTCGAGCAAGGGATTTCGAGAGTAGTGGCTGTTGATTTACGTGACGTAGCCTAA
- a CDS encoding glycoside hydrolase family 76 protein — translation MIKQIIGISVAVVLTTSVFAQKSTNNSNYEKATKSLSIIEKLYGVADGKHLYRETYPFDNAYNASYLGGGENEKKSNPYSYLWPFSGSLSAYTALLEKSNDPRIKAHIDKVVLPGLENYYDKRQPVAYASYVNSAPLSDRFYDDNIWLGIDFADLYLHTKEPAYLEKSKEIWTFVASGMDDKLGGGIYWCEQRKESKNTCSNAPAVVYLLKLYEATQEESYLKEAISLYDWTIKYLEDPADHLYWDNINLKGEVQKTKYPYNTGQMIQAGALLYKLTKQEHFLKNAQASAKSALGYFFSAPATGTSKSGAYPILKKSDNWFIAIMLRGYIELYHQDNDKQFINAFQANLNYAWKSMRDKNGLFGKDWSSNTKPSDQKWLLDQFAIAEMYARLAKL, via the coding sequence ATGATCAAGCAAATCATTGGAATAAGTGTAGCTGTCGTACTCACGACAAGTGTTTTTGCTCAAAAAAGCACCAATAATTCAAATTATGAAAAGGCAACTAAAAGTCTTTCTATAATTGAAAAACTTTATGGAGTTGCTGATGGGAAACATCTTTATAGAGAAACATATCCCTTTGACAATGCCTACAATGCAAGTTATCTTGGAGGCGGAGAGAACGAAAAGAAGTCAAACCCTTATTCCTATCTTTGGCCATTTTCGGGAAGCCTTTCTGCTTACACAGCTCTACTTGAGAAATCCAACGACCCTCGCATTAAGGCCCATATCGACAAAGTGGTATTACCAGGTTTGGAGAACTACTACGATAAACGCCAACCAGTGGCTTATGCCTCATATGTTAATAGTGCGCCATTATCCGACCGATTCTACGACGACAACATCTGGCTAGGTATCGACTTTGCGGATTTGTATCTACATACTAAAGAGCCTGCATATTTAGAAAAATCTAAAGAAATATGGACCTTTGTAGCAAGTGGAATGGACGACAAGCTTGGCGGTGGAATCTATTGGTGCGAACAGCGAAAGGAATCTAAAAACACCTGTTCGAATGCCCCCGCTGTCGTATACTTGCTAAAACTATATGAAGCCACCCAAGAGGAGAGCTACCTAAAAGAAGCAATCAGCCTGTATGATTGGACGATAAAGTATTTAGAAGATCCTGCCGATCATTTATATTGGGACAATATAAATCTCAAGGGCGAGGTGCAAAAAACTAAGTATCCTTACAATACGGGACAGATGATACAAGCAGGAGCGCTACTTTACAAATTAACAAAACAAGAACATTTCCTAAAAAATGCACAAGCATCAGCTAAATCCGCATTAGGTTATTTCTTCTCTGCTCCAGCAACTGGAACAAGTAAATCTGGAGCATACCCTATCTTGAAAAAGAGTGACAATTGGTTCATAGCCATTATGCTGAGGGGTTACATCGAATTGTACCATCAGGACAATGACAAGCAATTCATCAACGCCTTTCAGGCAAACCTAAATTATGCGTGGAAATCCATGCGCGATAAAAATGGTCTTTTTGGAAAAGATTGGTCCTCCAATACAAAGCCGTCCGACCAAAAATGGCTCCTAGATCAATTTGCAATAGCAGAGATGTATGCACGTTTAGCCAAGCTATAA
- a CDS encoding glycoside hydrolase family 76 protein → MKLQHIGLFLLSLISLGSCTKIDDEYLYDDNLDVSWEEMAQKTTDKLIQQFWNNEGYFNYGSDGSDNGFQYWPNAHAMDVVIDGYLRTNDPKYSAYFEKWFNGVKIKNGNTYKNVFYDDMEWNALTMLRLYEITKEQKYMDAVLLLWHDILPAWNTEYAGGGLAWRKDMLYSKNACSNGPASILAARLYKLTKDEQYLEWALRIYDWQKETLFDRATGAVYDNINGETDVVNTTALTYNQGTFLGTAVELYDITKDPLYMNDAQKIANFTVTKCIDASNNVLRNEGDGDGALFKGIFVRYFVQFLQRDGIQEAFRSKFENFLRNNAKVAWIQGNDVGIVLFSPSWTQKPLGQTQLTSQSSAAMLFEGLVYFEKTTKNN, encoded by the coding sequence ATGAAACTACAGCATATAGGACTGTTCCTGTTGAGCTTAATAAGCTTAGGGAGCTGCACTAAGATTGATGACGAGTATCTGTACGACGATAATCTCGATGTCTCTTGGGAAGAAATGGCGCAGAAAACAACAGACAAACTTATCCAGCAGTTTTGGAACAATGAGGGTTATTTTAACTATGGTAGCGATGGCTCCGATAACGGATTCCAATACTGGCCCAATGCACATGCAATGGATGTCGTGATAGATGGCTACCTCCGCACCAATGACCCCAAATACAGTGCTTACTTTGAAAAATGGTTTAATGGTGTCAAGATTAAAAATGGCAACACGTATAAAAATGTATTTTACGATGATATGGAGTGGAATGCGCTGACTATGCTCCGTCTTTATGAAATTACAAAAGAGCAAAAATACATGGATGCCGTGCTACTTTTATGGCATGATATACTCCCCGCTTGGAATACAGAATACGCAGGTGGAGGGCTTGCTTGGCGAAAAGATATGCTTTACTCCAAAAATGCTTGTTCCAATGGTCCAGCTAGCATACTGGCCGCACGACTATACAAACTGACAAAAGATGAACAGTATCTAGAATGGGCTCTCCGTATTTACGACTGGCAGAAAGAAACACTTTTTGACAGGGCTACAGGTGCGGTATATGACAATATCAATGGAGAGACCGATGTCGTAAACACAACTGCACTGACCTATAACCAAGGTACTTTTCTCGGAACGGCAGTAGAGCTCTATGATATCACCAAAGATCCACTTTATATGAACGATGCTCAAAAAATCGCTAATTTCACCGTTACCAAATGTATAGATGCCAGTAATAATGTACTACGGAATGAAGGAGACGGCGATGGAGCTTTGTTCAAAGGTATATTTGTGCGATATTTCGTTCAGTTTTTACAACGTGATGGAATTCAAGAAGCATTTCGTTCAAAATTTGAAAATTTTCTCCGAAACAATGCCAAAGTTGCTTGGATACAGGGGAACGATGTAGGAATAGTATTGTTCAGCCCATCATGGACGCAAAAACCTTTGGGACAAACACAGTTAACCAGCCAATCAAGTGCCGCGATGTTATTTGAGGGCCTTGTATATTTTGAAAAAACAACTAAAAACAATTAA
- a CDS encoding SusE domain-containing protein, whose product MKRISIFIWLAALISSLGACKTENMNYTDVQISAVNNLFEPVDNKAVKLVSSASASLFFEWESALTEDGGAPQYEIAFDVIGGDFSKPLYKLTSNNKGFATNAYVTHKVLNAVAALAGVNPGESGDVQWTVIASRGITRVLSPIVRKLNISSLEGFADIPNELYVSGEGSEGGKDIASALAFKQTATGEFEIYTKLEAGKDYIFLDRKDANARRFYTDNQVKLKETVEELSMQVSQTGVYRIQVDFNVATISFAQIKSIGLWFSPENKILFNLPYQGKGIWTGTGIVNFRQEGWGKDERYKLQSEAVVNGKNITEQFGAKNPTDSRPNASSDPSYYYIKLLKSVTQWDDKWKFGDAIDGKSTTISVILQGDKEYTHTVTVN is encoded by the coding sequence ATGAAAAGAATATCAATTTTTATCTGGCTTGCTGCATTAATATCCTCTTTGGGCGCTTGCAAGACCGAAAACATGAACTATACAGATGTACAGATCTCGGCTGTAAACAACTTATTCGAACCTGTGGACAATAAAGCCGTGAAACTAGTCAGTTCAGCTTCCGCTTCGCTTTTCTTTGAATGGGAGTCTGCATTGACAGAAGATGGTGGTGCCCCTCAATATGAAATCGCATTTGATGTTATAGGTGGAGATTTTTCAAAACCATTATACAAATTGACATCTAACAATAAGGGTTTCGCTACAAATGCTTATGTCACCCATAAAGTGCTTAATGCTGTAGCGGCATTGGCCGGGGTCAACCCAGGAGAGAGCGGAGACGTGCAGTGGACAGTTATTGCTTCTCGTGGAATAACCCGTGTACTCTCACCCATCGTACGCAAATTAAATATATCCAGCTTAGAGGGCTTTGCCGACATCCCTAATGAGTTGTATGTATCTGGAGAAGGATCCGAAGGCGGAAAAGATATTGCTTCGGCATTAGCTTTCAAACAAACAGCTACCGGTGAATTTGAAATTTACACAAAATTGGAAGCAGGTAAGGACTATATATTCTTAGACCGCAAAGATGCAAATGCTCGCCGATTCTACACGGACAACCAGGTGAAGCTGAAAGAAACAGTAGAGGAACTCAGTATGCAAGTCAGTCAAACTGGTGTATATCGAATACAGGTCGATTTCAATGTGGCTACAATAAGCTTTGCGCAAATCAAATCCATTGGATTATGGTTCTCTCCTGAAAATAAAATACTCTTTAACCTACCATATCAAGGTAAAGGAATATGGACAGGTACTGGTATTGTTAATTTCAGACAAGAAGGTTGGGGAAAAGACGAAAGATACAAACTTCAATCGGAAGCCGTAGTCAATGGAAAAAACATTACTGAACAATTTGGCGCAAAAAACCCAACAGATAGTCGCCCTAACGCATCGAGTGATCCATCATATTATTACATCAAATTGTTAAAATCGGTCACACAATGGGATGACAAGTGGAAATTCGGGGATGCTATTGATGGAAAATCCACAACAATCAGCGTCATCTTGCAAGGAGACAAGGAATACACACATACAGTCACTGTAAATTAG
- a CDS encoding RagB/SusD family nutrient uptake outer membrane protein has translation MNRILKMIGLSSFLAAMTSSCNSMDPVLTSEFTDATFWESTANADQLVNMAYNQMYSADKMWNDEALSDNIFEGRSPTNQRLIRNGLANPTNTLFASEWADAYRGLKTCHVFLANVNRISDATEDWKEIRSAEIRFIRAFIYFRLVNFFGDVPFFTSDITVSEAGNINRTPKANILTFIHEELSNISSRLPNRNELANSDRGRITKGAVLALQARAYLYESNWQKTADYCDSLMQKQEIYGNYSLLKNYEDIFQPANEYNEEVILDYGYVSNAKTWNKLYDAAPLSAGARLNAYAPVQELANNYLTINGLPINSDPTYSENNPYVNRDPRMGATIVFHGGQWTNLSGETRTIYIKPGTGSNDTERSDEYAGANSNASPTGYYVKKYYDHTGTQDFSSGLNVIMIRYADILLMYAEAQQQLGKLDANIWNQTIRAIRERAGFTAATALDFPTGMSTSNLTTLIRNERRSELALEGLRYFDIMRWKAGKTYLEGTVYGAKFANGNSDYIRLDNRRFDENRDYLWAVPSAQVDLNKNLLPNNPGYAN, from the coding sequence ATGAATAGAATATTAAAAATGATAGGCTTGTCTAGCTTTTTAGCGGCTATGACCTCCTCATGCAATAGTATGGACCCTGTCTTGACAAGCGAATTTACAGATGCTACCTTTTGGGAGTCTACTGCCAATGCAGACCAATTGGTCAATATGGCCTACAATCAGATGTATTCGGCCGATAAGATGTGGAATGACGAAGCTCTGAGTGACAATATTTTTGAAGGTCGATCTCCAACCAATCAAAGGCTTATTCGAAATGGACTAGCAAATCCGACTAACACACTTTTCGCCTCAGAATGGGCGGATGCTTACCGCGGATTAAAAACCTGTCATGTTTTTTTAGCTAATGTGAATCGTATTTCAGATGCTACGGAAGACTGGAAAGAAATAAGATCGGCAGAAATCCGATTTATACGGGCATTTATTTACTTTCGATTAGTCAACTTCTTTGGAGATGTGCCTTTCTTTACCTCAGACATTACTGTATCAGAGGCCGGCAATATCAATCGTACACCTAAAGCGAACATCCTCACCTTCATTCATGAAGAACTCTCTAATATCAGTTCCAGACTACCTAATCGCAATGAGTTAGCCAACAGTGATAGAGGTCGAATCACAAAAGGGGCGGTATTGGCTTTGCAAGCAAGGGCCTATCTATATGAAAGCAACTGGCAGAAAACAGCCGACTATTGCGATAGCTTAATGCAAAAACAGGAAATATATGGCAATTACTCCTTGCTCAAAAACTATGAAGACATATTTCAGCCTGCCAATGAATATAATGAAGAAGTCATATTAGATTATGGATATGTATCAAACGCAAAAACGTGGAACAAACTCTATGATGCTGCCCCACTATCTGCTGGTGCCCGTCTAAATGCCTATGCTCCTGTTCAGGAATTAGCAAACAACTACCTAACAATAAATGGATTACCAATAAATAGTGACCCCACCTATTCTGAAAACAATCCGTATGTGAATCGCGACCCACGTATGGGGGCAACAATCGTGTTTCACGGCGGACAATGGACTAACCTCAGCGGAGAAACTCGCACAATTTACATAAAACCTGGAACAGGTAGTAATGATACAGAAAGGTCGGATGAATATGCCGGCGCCAACAGCAATGCATCTCCTACTGGATATTACGTTAAGAAATACTATGACCACACGGGTACCCAAGACTTTAGCTCAGGACTCAATGTCATCATGATTAGATATGCAGATATTTTACTGATGTATGCCGAAGCGCAACAACAACTTGGCAAACTAGACGCTAATATATGGAATCAAACAATACGTGCAATTCGTGAAAGAGCTGGATTTACAGCAGCTACAGCCTTAGACTTTCCTACAGGGATGAGTACTTCCAACTTGACAACCTTAATTCGTAATGAGCGTCGTAGTGAGCTTGCTTTAGAGGGTCTTCGTTATTTCGATATTATGCGCTGGAAAGCTGGTAAGACCTATCTGGAGGGCACTGTATATGGTGCAAAATTTGCCAATGGCAATAGTGATTATATCCGTCTGGACAATCGCCGATTTGATGAAAACAGGGATTATCTCTGGGCTGTGCCAAGTGCACAAGTAGATCTAAACAAAAATCTGTTACCCAACAATCCGGGTTACGCTAACTAA